The segment CGAAGTGGAAGCCGTCTTTCAGGAGTTCAAACCCGAAGTACTCTGCCATCATGCGGCTCAGATGGAGGTGCGTCGTTCAGTAGCCGAGCCTGCCTACGATGCCAAAATCAATATCCTGGGGACCCTAAATTTACTCGAAGCCGGCCGAAAAGTTGGGCTTAAAAAGGTAATTTTTGCCTCCAGCGGGGGGGCTATTTATGGAGAGCAAGATTTTTTCCCCGCCACCGAAAAACATCCCCTGCGACCTGCCTCTCCTTATGGTTTAAGCAAGATGGTGGGGGAGGAATATCTCAGGCTTTATGAGCGGCTCTACCAGATCAAGTCTGTCTCCCTGCGTTATGGCAATGTCTATGGTCCTCGGCAGAACCCCCATGGGGAGGCTGGGGTGGTGGCTATTTTTTTAGAAAAAATGCTCAAAGGAGAAAATCCTGTCATTAATGGGGACGGCCTGCAGACACGGGATTATGTCTATGTGGCCGATGTGGTCAAAGCCAACGTCTTGGCCTTGAAGAATGAGGTAAATGGGGTTTTTAATATTGGAACTAATTGTGAAACCAGTGTGATTCAACTCTTTGAAATATTAAGTTCTTTTTCTCAGGTCAAAAGGGCAGAACATGCCCCAGCCAAGTTGGGCGAACAAAGACGAAGCCTGCTTTCTTTTGAGCAGGCCAAGAGCGAGATTTCATGGCTTCCCCAAGTTTCTATTTCCGAGGGTCTAAGGCTTACTTTTGAATGGTTCAAAAATTGTAAAAAAAGTTAGCAACTTTTCCGAGAGGATGACGATACCCGCTTGCATGACTTTTTAGACCAATCTTTCAGAGGGGGTTTTATATGGGAATTATTATCGATGATATTCGCTTTACCCGTGAAGTACCACAGCCTACCGAAAGTGAGACCCCCTCACCACCGCGTCGTCATCACGGAAGGTCGCCTGCAGCAAGCGAATCCTCCACTCAGGGGTCTTATGTGGCCGATGTCATTTTTCGTGAAGAAGGGAATCCAAGACAACATCATTTGATGTTAAGGAGGACGGCTCAATCTGATCCTGAGGATACCAATATTTTTCCAAGCACTGCAGCTTTTCGGTTTTTTCGTGATTTTAGAGCGACTCGTTTTGTTCCTATGCACTTTAATGAGCCAAATCGGCCTGAAATACAGGCTATCAATCATGCATCGCTAGATCTTAGCTCCCCTGACTTTCAACATAGAATTTTTATACAACAACTCCTTTCGGATCCCAGTCTTGGTGTGCCCTTCGACTTGGTGTTGGGGGGGGAGCGCATGCAAACAATGCTTTCTCAACACGAGGCGCTTTATAGATCTTTGCGTCTCTATGTGGGATTAAATGAAGCAAATGTGCAGGATGATATTTCTTTAGAGAGAGTGAGAACCTTGTTTTCAGGCTTAGGAAGTCTTTCCTATGCAGAGCAAGACATGTTGCAGGTGGGTTTTAGTGCACTGCTGACGGGAAATAGGCCTTACATTAACGATGTCGATACCTTCACTGCAGTCGCAGGACAACCCGGAGCCCTAAGCCGAACTTATCGCATTTTAGATGCCTTAAGCCTTTTGCACGATACTCAAAGGGCTTTTGAACCCAGCATAGAAGATGGGCATCAGGCTCCTCGTTTGGCGACTGTGCCAGATCTCGTTAAGGCCGGAGTACACCAGGTTGCAGCTCAATTGGTGAGTTATTTGTACTTGGGAACCCCTCCTTTAAATTCTTTTGGAGAGAACTTAATTAGTTTGGCCACAGAGCTTTATCGTTTATCCCCTGCAAACAATCGATACAATTTATTAGAGGTGATACAGGCAGACCTTATGGCGATGACGAGGGCAGAGGGAAGAGGCGACTTCTTTAGAAACTCTGCAAATCAGCGTCGTTTGACTGATTTGAGAAATCTTATTGGAAGACCCGAAAATGCAGAGCGTCTGCGCTTGGCGCTTTTGCCTCCGGAGCAGGCCTTTGCACAGTCGCTGGCCGCTCGTCTGGTGAGAGACAATATTCTGACTCCAAGGACTCCGCATCCAGCAAGCGAAAACATTTCTGTCCCTTCCGGTTTTAATCAAACCTGGTTGAATCAGCACCTGCCTGAACTTGTGCTAGCTTGTTTGAATATTAATGCGAGTGGCCCGGTTCATCCTCTGGCCTCTGTAGAGGTTGTCCCTTCCACAAATGCTGCTCCGGCAGCACTTAGAATAAATGTAGGGAACTTGAGAGAGAATTTGAACCGTCTCATTCAATCGCATCCCAATGAAAGATCCTTATACCAAGCAGCGGCCTTGGCCGTGGCCAGACATTTGTTTGGAAATGGTCAGCCCCGAGACACATTAACTGCTTTTTATCGTAATGGAGATCAAACTTTTCACTTAACTTATGACGACCGTGCTCAGTTGAATGGCTATTACAATAGTCTCATTGCCAATCTGGCCAGGGATGAAGGGGCGAGTAATGCAGTGCGTGACTGGACTCCCCCTATTGCTGCGGCTGGGGCCGTTCTGGGAGGTGTAATTGGAGCAACAGCCTGTATTTATATTGCATCTCACGACGTCGGTTGTGTTCCTGGTGAACCTAGTGTGGGTGGGGCTTTATCCGTGGGCTTTCTAGCCGCGGGAACTAGCCTTTTCCTGGGTCGAGTAATCTCTCCCCCTTCTACTCGAAGAAATGTGTTAATCACTGATTTGCTCTATGCAGGAACTGGTGCTGTAGTGGGGGTTGTAGCTGGAGGAGGAATTCCTTGGCTGCTTCCCACGCCAACACCTCCTGCAGGAACGCCTGTAACCCCTCCCCCTGTCATGCCTCCCCGACCCGCGACCGGTACGGTGATTCCTTCAGGCAATCCTACTCCTGGATCTCCTTAAAACCCAAAAGGATAAACAAAATTTTTTGGCTGCATCAAATCACTTGCAAAGTTTTTATAGCTTTGATTTAGAGTGTCCTTCCTTTTGTTGCGGGAGTCCTACAATACGAAAAGCAGGACCTCCGCCTGTAATCGCAGAGCTTGCGATTGAGCAGGCTCTACTCAACATGCGGGAGTAACTCAGTGGTAGAGTGCAACCTTGCCAAGGTTGACGTCGCGGGTTCGAGCCCCGTCTCCCGCTTTTTTTGTATGTGCGCTCAGCATGAGTGTACATAGAGCAAGAGCTTACTAAGATTCTTCTTCTCTTTTTTCTTCGGCTGCATAGAGTCCCTCCATGCAAGAAATTGAAGCCAAACCCAGTGTGAATCTCACCCCCATGCTACGCCAGTATTTGGAGCTGAAGCAGCAACACCAGGATGCCATTCTGTTTTTTCGCATGGGTGATTTCTACGAAATGTTTTTTGAAGATGCCCACAAGGCCTCGGCTATCTTGGAAATTGCGCTCACCAGTCGCAACAAGGGCGATGAAAATGCGGTGCCCATGTGTGGTGTTCCTTATCATGCGGCTTCTTCTTATATTGCTCGATTGGTTCAAGCAGGACTCAAGGTGGCCATTTGTGAGCAGATGGAAGATCCCTCGAGCGCCAAAGGAATTGTACGCCGAGAAGTGGTGCGTGTGATTAGCCCTGGGCTTGTCTTGGAGGCCGAGTCGCTGGATGCGCGTGGTAATAATTATTTGGCCTCTCTCAGTTTTCATCAAGATCAGATTGGTTTTTCTTTTGTGGATATTTCTACCGGTGAAATGGGCGTGGCTTATTTTCAAACTCTGGAGGCCTTGCAGTCTGAGCTTCCCCTTCGTGCACCCAAAGAAATCATTGTGGCCCTTCAAGACCTGGAACATCCTTTTCTGAAAAATCTGAAAAATATTCTTCCTCACTGTGTGCTGCAAACTTATGCGGCAGAACTCGATTCGAGTAAAATTATCAATCAATTTTCTGACGAGTTTCAAAAATGTTGGAAGGCCTTGGGCCTTGAACAGGTGTCTCCTCTGGCTCAGCGGGCAGCGTTGCGCTTGCTGGCTTATATTCAGGAGGCCCTCAAAAGCAGTGTGAATCATCTGCATGAAATCCATTGGGTGAAAGAACAAGGGCATCTGGTGCTGGATGCCACCACGGTTCGTAGTCTGGAACTCGTGCGCAATTTGCAAGAAGGTGGTACCTGGGGCACTCTCTTTCAGGTGCTGGACAACACCAAAACCTCAATGGGAGCACGGAAATTGAAGAGTTGGATTTTATATCCGCTCAATTCCATTGCGGCAATTCTTCAGCGTCAGCAAGCGATTGCGGAACTTTTAGAAAACTCCTTTTTATCGGAGCCGCTGTCGGGCCTGCTGGCTCAAGTGATCGACTTGGAACGTCAAAATAGCCGCATGGCCACTGGCATTGCTAATGCGAGGGATGTCTATGCCGTTGGAAAAAGTCTGGAGCTGCTTCCTCAAATTCAAGAAAATATTTCACATTTTCACTCTGCCTTTTTTCAAGGCCTGCT is part of the Deltaproteobacteria bacterium genome and harbors:
- a CDS encoding NAD-dependent epimerase/dehydratase family protein, whose product is MRIFITGAAGFIASHIQDAFLDLGHEVAVLDNLISGKRENINPKSKFYELDIVNPEVEAVFQEFKPEVLCHHAAQMEVRRSVAEPAYDAKINILGTLNLLEAGRKVGLKKVIFASSGGAIYGEQDFFPATEKHPLRPASPYGLSKMVGEEYLRLYERLYQIKSVSLRYGNVYGPRQNPHGEAGVVAIFLEKMLKGENPVINGDGLQTRDYVYVADVVKANVLALKNEVNGVFNIGTNCETSVIQLFEILSSFSQVKRAEHAPAKLGEQRRSLLSFEQAKSEISWLPQVSISEGLRLTFEWFKNCKKS